A window of Campylobacter pinnipediorum subsp. pinnipediorum contains these coding sequences:
- the ssb gene encoding single-stranded DNA-binding protein, whose product MFNKIVLVGNLTRDIELRYTESGLALGNSAIAVTRKFTTNGEKREETCFVDITFFGKGAEIANQYLSKGSKLLIEGRLKQDVWQDQQGNNKSKHSVIVENMEMLGNTNNNANNTYNTNGNCNTNAKNSHQSYQMNNYQRPSQKQTIQENQQIDEEYNDRYEQSDNTVPF is encoded by the coding sequence ATGTTTAACAAAATAGTTTTAGTAGGAAATCTAACAAGAGATATCGAGTTAAGATATACAGAAAGCGGTTTGGCTTTGGGCAATTCCGCCATAGCTGTAACTAGAAAATTTACAACAAACGGCGAGAAAAGAGAAGAGACTTGTTTTGTAGATATTACCTTTTTTGGCAAAGGTGCAGAGATAGCAAACCAGTATCTAAGCAAAGGCTCAAAGCTCTTGATTGAGGGTCGTTTAAAACAAGATGTTTGGCAAGACCAACAAGGAAATAACAAAAGCAAACATAGTGTAATAGTTGAAAATATGGAGATGTTAGGCAATACAAATAACAATGCTAACAACACTTATAACACTAATGGTAATTGTAATACTAATGCCAAAAATAGCCATCAAAGCTATCAAATGAACAATTATCAAAGACCATCGCAAAAGCAAACGATACAAGAAAACCAGCAAATAGATGAAGAGTATAACGACAGATACGAACAATCAGACAACACGGTACCATTTTAA